From the genome of Bos taurus isolate L1 Dominette 01449 registration number 42190680 breed Hereford chromosome 2, ARS-UCD2.0, whole genome shotgun sequence, one region includes:
- the LOC112443502 gene encoding uncharacterized protein, which yields MGNGNSVPDNTPLKSVFQSWSRVSSKPMKKKKMLYLCNTVWPKYQLESGEKWPQNGSLNYNTILQLDSFCKRQKKWEEIQYVESFMTLYKRRNWYNEINENTITMAQSQDSQKKSLLPESKSNDGLVPSSPAVAVARRSAPPSAPGPSAPPPVARPSAPGPSAPPPVARPSAPRPSPPPSVAPPSPPRPSPPRPSAPPPVARPSAHGPSTPRPSPPPSVAPSSVAPPSVPPPSPPLVIAPSSTPLVVPSTCEAGLPQAVGPALYSPLADGQEGTVSLLCPHQGTQFGPANTLPQAKQFLLRQVPAGLDDQCQSRARGVMHHGLSVIDLFNYKAKMPSYQDDPRKMERLFKGIFAVYHPNWAAIQVLMNSLLSPEEHGMVLEKALQEAERLREIHPESPIRTSAEQALPRTEPGWDPSDPEDQARLDHYKDCLMIGLQKGANNFKRVQNVRQGQEECPYTFLERLHEAFRKYTDIDPEHPNNMGLVNLTFISQSAPDIRRKLQQLEEGPWLPTSQLLEVALEVFRGLLKIREKQEQCILRKAALLSLDHSRPSRTSARKNKWPLVRPQGPPRPNRKGHPFVGPQQCAFCKQEGHWKRECPKNRRGPLSSKTTSINGVFGEVAQKPFLQQLECHVEKTSIKYNFTYEFECHSPLSGQEVLTNLNDRVGFSAEKVDTRVLPGQVFTLQAAPLQLGDKTPSDVPEEILQKIRADVWADGTPGRAKTADPVVVKLRPGAQVPNLKQPPLKREVKEAIKPMINTFLKYQLIQPCQSPYNTPILPVKKPGTGEYLFVQNLRAINQIVEDIHSVMPNPDLSGDFSWFTVLNLKDAFYCIPLSPESQKLFAFEWEDPETNIKQQYCWTVLPLGFKNATTIFVEAFLKDLKDLQLNEGILLQYVGNILIASKTKEASDQNTVRTLNFLADRGYKVSKEKVQISQPTVKYLGVELSKGQRNLLPDRREAIAGVNVPTTKKQLKRFLGKAEFCRIWIPNFGLIVKPLYEALKRSVNEPLNWTADCLESFHTIKEKISTAPALGLPDIRKPFDLFVHERQGVSLGVLTQNLDTARRPVAYLSKQLDIVSQGWPVCFRAVAATCDLLQEAEKFTEGSPTSVHTPHRVQPLLERKGRYLLTSKRLGKYRAILFDKPNVTLKEVSALNPATLLPSATEEPVHNCIQITEEQYPRPDLTDQFSEMVLERGDERGFYVDF from the exons ATGGGGAATGGTAACAGCGTACCTGACAACACTCCCTTGAAAAGTGTTTTTCAAAGTTGGTCAAGGGTTAGCTCTAAGCcgatgaaaaagaagaaaatgctttACTTGTGTAACACTGTCTGGCCCAAATATCAGCTGGAGTCAGGGGAAAAATGGCCCCAGAATGGGTCTTTGAACTATAATACTATTTTACAATTAGACTCGTTttgtaaaagacagaaaaaatgggaagaaatccAGTATGTAGAATCATTTATGACTTTATATAAGAGGAGAAATTGGTATAACGAAATTAATGAAAACACGATCACGATGGCTCAGAGCCAAGACTCTCAGAAAAAGTCTCTTTTACCTGAGTCAAAGTCAAATGATGGTCTAGTCCCTTCATCGCCAGCTGTTGCAGTAGCCCGAAGGTCTGCCCCTCCCTCAGCGCCTGGTCCCTCAGCGCCTCCTCCAGTAGCCCGTCCCTCAGCGCCTGGTCCCTCAGCGCCTCCTCCAGTAGCCCGTCCCTCAGCGCCtcgtccctcaccacctccttcAGTGGCCCCTCCCTCACCGC CTCGTCCCTCACCGCCTCGTCCCTCAGCGCCTCCTCCAGTAGCCCGTCCCTCAGCGCATGGTCCCTCAACGCCtcgtccctcaccacctccttcAGTAGCTCCTTCCTCGGTGGCCCCTCCCTCGGTACCCCCTCCCTCGCCACCTCTTGTGATAGCCCCTTCGTCCACACCTCTGgtggttccctcgacttgtgaaGCGGGTCTTCCTCAGGCTGTTGGTCCGGCTCTGTACTCGCCCTTAGCAGATGGTCAGGAAGGCACGGTCTCCCTTCTCTGTCCCCATCAGGGTACTCAGTTTGGCCCAGCGAACACTCTACCTCAGGCAAAGCAATTTCTGTTAAGGCAGGTCCCAGCTGGCTTAGATGACCAGTGCCAATCCAGAGCACGTGGAGTGATGCATCATGGTTTATCAGTAAtagatttatttaattataaagcTAAAATGCCATCTTATCAGGATGATCCCAGGAAGATGGAACGTCTCTTTAAAGGCATCTTTGCTGTTTATCATCCTAACTGGGCTGCCATACAGGTCCTCATGAATAGCCTCCTCAGTCCAGAGGAGCACGGCATGGTATTAGAGAAGGCCCTTCAGGAAGCTGAAAGGCTCCGTGAGATACACCCAGAGAGTCCAATCAGAACTTCAGCAGAGCAGGCTCTTCCTAGAACTGAACCAGGATGGGATCCCAGTGATCCAGAAGATCAAGCAAGGCTGGATCATTATAAAGATTGTTTAATGATTGGACTACAAAAGGGGGCAAACAACTTCAAGAGGGTCCAGAATGTAAGGCAAGGGCAGGAGGAGTGCCCATACACCTTTCTTGAAAGGCTTCATGAGGCTTTCCGAAAATATACCGATATTGATCCAGAACACCCAAATAATATGGGACTGGTCAATTTAACCTTTATTAGTCAGAGTGCCCCAGATATAAGAAGAAAACTACAGCAACTGGAAGAGGGACCGTGGCTGCCAACGTCTCAGTTGCTTGAGGTTGCTCTTGAAGTGTTCAGAGGCCTACTCAAAATTCGAGAAAAGCAGGAGCAGTGCATCTTGAGGAAGGCTGCTCTGCTCAGCCTTGACCACTCAAGACCCAGCAGGACATCTGCAAGAAAGAACAAATGGCCACTGGTAAGACCCCAGGGACCTCCAAGACCCAACCGGAAAGGTCATCCATTTGTTGGGCCACAACAGTGTGCTTTTTGTAAACAGGAAGGACATTGGAAACGGGAGTGTCCCAAAAACAGACGGGGCCCCCTCTCCTCCAAGACAACGTCCATCAATGGTGTATTTGGGGAAGTTGCTCAGAAACCTTTTCTACAGCAGCTCGAATGTCACGTAGAGAAAACATCTATAAAGTACAACTTTACGTATGAGTTTGAATGTCATAGTCCCTTATCAGGGCAAGAGGTACTAACAAATTTAAATGACCGAGTGGGTTTCTCAGCAGAAAAAGTAGACACCAGAGTACTCCCAGGTCAAGTTTTCACCCTCCAAGCTGCACCATTACAATTGGGAGACAAGACTCCATCAGATGTCCCTGAAGAAATTTTACAAAAGATAAGAGCAGACGTTTGGGCTGATGGGACACCAGGAAGAGCCAAGACAGCTGACCCAGTAGTAGTAAAACTCCGTCCAGGTGCCCAGGTTCCAAATTTAAAGCAGCCTCCTTTGAAAAGGGAAGTAAAGGAAGCTATAAAGCCTATGATAAACACCTTTCTTAAATACCAATTAATTCAACCATGTCAGTCCCCATATAACACTCCTATCTTGCCAGTAAAAAAACCTGGGACTGGAGAGTATCTTTTTGTGCAGAATTTGAGAGCTATCAACCAAATTGTAGAGGATATACATTCAGTGATGCCAAATCCAGATTTATCTGGAGACTTTTCCTGGTTTACAGTTCTGAACTTGAAAGATGCCTTTTATTGCATACCCCTCAGTCCTGAGTCCCAGAAACTGTTTGCATTCGAGTGGGAAGATCCAGAGACAAACATAAAGCAGCAGTATTGCTGGACGGTCCTTCCACTAGGATTTAAAAATGCCACCACCATCTTTGTGGAGGCCTTTTTGAAGGACTTGAAGGATCTCCAATTAAATGAAGGAATCTTACTCCAGTATGTGGGTAATATACTAATTGCTAGTAAAACTAAGGAAGCTTCAGACCAAAATACAGTCCGCACTTTAAACTTTTTGGCAGAccggggatataaagtctccaaagaaaaggtacaaatttctCAACCAACTGTAAAGTATCTAGGAGTTGAGTTGtcaaaaggacagagaaatctgTTGCCAGATCGAAGGGAAGCAATAGCTGGGGTGAATGTACCCACCACCAAAAAGCAACTGAAAAGATTCTTAGGCAAGGCTGAGTTTTGTCGTATTTGGATTCCTAACTTTGGACTCATAGTCAAACCTCTATACGAGGCTCTCAAAAGAAGTGTCAATGAGCCATTAAACTGGACTGCTGACTGCCTTGAGTCATTCCATACCATCAAGGAGAAAATTTCTACAGCCCCAGCCCTTGGTCTCCCGGACATTAGAAAGCCATTTGACCTTTTTGTGCATGAAAGACAGGGTGTGAGTCTTGGAGTGCTAACTCAAAATTTAGATACTGCCAGAAGGCCAGTAGCTTATCTTTCCAAACAATTGGATATTGTAAGTCAAGGATGGCCAGTTTGCTTCCGGGCTGTGGCTGCAACCTGTGACCTCTTACAAGAAGCTGAAAAGTTCACTGAGGGCAGTCCTACTAGTGTGCACACTCCGCACCGCGTGCAACCTTTACTTGAACGAAAGGGCAGATATTTGCTTACTTCAAAGAGGCTAGGAAAATACCGAGCCATCCTATTTGACAAACCGAATGTAACATTAAAGGAGGTATCTGCTTTAAACCCAGCCACTCTGCTCCCCAGTGCAACAGAAGAACCTGTTCACAATTGTATACAAATAACTGAAGAACAGTATCCCAGACCTGACCTGACTGATCAGTTTTCAGAAATGGTTCTAGAGAGAGGTGATGAAAGGGGATTTTATGTTGACTTTTGA